From Sporosarcina sp. Te-1, the proteins below share one genomic window:
- the trpS gene encoding tryptophan--tRNA ligase: MTTIFSGVQPTGTVTLGNYIGAFRQFVELQHTNDCLFCIVDQHAITVQQEPDELAKTIRSLAAIYIASGIDPKKATLFIQSEVPAHAQAGWMMQCISYIGELERMTQFKDKSAGKEGVSAGLLTYPPLMAADILLYNTDIVPVGDDQKQHVELTRDLAERFNSRYGEVLTIPDLRTPKNGARIKSLQDPLKKMSKSDPNKKGTIAILDTQKDIEKKIKSAVTDSDGIVKFDVENKPGVSNLLVIESSLSGISIQDLETKYEGAGYGAFKTGVAEAVIQHLAPIQERYEELLASPLLDQYLDEGAEKANAIATATLNKMEAAMGLGRKRSRSK; encoded by the coding sequence ATGACTACCATTTTTTCAGGCGTACAACCGACAGGAACGGTTACATTAGGGAACTATATCGGGGCCTTCAGACAGTTTGTGGAGCTCCAACATACGAATGACTGTCTTTTTTGCATCGTCGATCAGCATGCCATCACCGTCCAGCAGGAGCCGGACGAGCTGGCCAAAACCATTCGTTCCTTGGCGGCGATCTATATCGCCAGCGGAATCGATCCGAAAAAAGCGACACTGTTCATCCAATCGGAAGTGCCCGCTCATGCACAAGCCGGCTGGATGATGCAATGTATTTCCTATATCGGAGAATTGGAACGGATGACACAGTTCAAAGACAAATCTGCCGGAAAAGAGGGAGTGTCTGCCGGGCTGTTGACCTATCCGCCTTTAATGGCGGCAGATATTCTACTGTACAATACGGATATCGTCCCCGTCGGCGATGACCAAAAGCAACACGTCGAATTGACTCGGGATTTAGCCGAACGATTCAATAGCCGCTACGGCGAGGTGCTCACTATACCGGATTTACGCACACCGAAGAACGGCGCCCGCATCAAATCCCTGCAGGATCCATTGAAAAAGATGAGCAAATCAGACCCGAATAAGAAGGGGACGATCGCCATTCTCGACACGCAAAAAGACATCGAAAAGAAAATCAAAAGTGCCGTGACGGACTCGGACGGCATTGTAAAATTTGATGTTGAAAATAAACCGGGTGTATCTAACTTGCTTGTAATTGAATCCTCATTAAGCGGTATTTCCATTCAAGACTTGGAGACAAAATATGAAGGCGCTGGATATGGCGCATTCAAAACAGGAGTCGCGGAAGCGGTCATACAACACTTAGCACCGATCCAAGAAAGATACGAAGAGTTGCTTGCCTCTCCATTACTCGATCAGTACCTGGATGAAGGCGCCGAAAAAGCGAACGCCATTGCGACAGCTACACTCAATAAGATGGAGGCGGCGATGGGGCTCGGACGTAAACGGTCAAGATCAAAATAA